Proteins co-encoded in one Pseudorhizobium banfieldiae genomic window:
- a CDS encoding NTP transferase domain-containing protein, translated as MQFGPVPTESAEGCILAHSLQLAGGRIPKGTILTPDHIEAIEKGGIENVTVCRLEPGDVLEDDAASAVAQALDTPHTRQSEATTGRVNIYSTENGLFIADRTTVDSLNRIDPGITLATIADHSAVTAGAMVATVKIIPLAVASSKVEAAAQLVRGSTAFSFRPYRPHRVVLIATALPTLKPSVMDRTARLLAQRLEPSGSSVHREERVAHDTGEVAAALVDVTASGEEQPDLIVIFGASAVADPDDVIPAAIRASGGRVEQVGMPVDPGNLLVLGAIGDIPVIGAPGCARSPKENGFDWILNRILAGERPRSFDITGMGVGGLLMEIPERPRPRDAVQATEGEAVTVGALLLAAGQARRMGEGGPHKLLASFGGVPLVRRSAETLLAAGLRPVVAVTGHRHEKIEATLAGVDVKTVFNPDYASGMASSLVTGLSSHGVSSCEGVLVMLADMPAVSVTHISRMVEAFRNAGGQAVVRAVHDGKRGNPIILPHATFEAVRKLQGDVGARSIVENCGLPTIDIEIGRAAHIDVDTPEAVVAAGGILGD; from the coding sequence GTGCAGTTCGGACCGGTTCCCACAGAAAGTGCCGAAGGATGCATCCTCGCCCACAGCCTCCAGCTGGCGGGTGGGCGGATACCCAAGGGAACGATCCTGACGCCCGATCATATCGAGGCCATAGAGAAGGGCGGCATCGAGAACGTCACGGTGTGTCGCCTCGAGCCGGGCGATGTGCTTGAAGACGATGCCGCGAGCGCAGTCGCGCAAGCGCTTGACACCCCCCATACACGTCAGTCTGAAGCCACGACAGGGCGTGTGAACATCTATTCGACAGAGAACGGCCTCTTTATTGCCGATCGCACCACCGTCGATTCGCTCAACCGGATAGATCCCGGCATCACGCTTGCCACGATCGCCGACCATTCTGCGGTCACGGCGGGCGCCATGGTGGCGACGGTGAAGATCATCCCGCTCGCCGTCGCGTCTTCCAAGGTCGAGGCCGCCGCTCAGTTGGTCCGGGGATCAACCGCCTTCTCGTTCAGGCCTTACCGTCCGCACCGGGTAGTGTTGATCGCCACGGCTCTCCCGACGCTGAAACCGTCCGTCATGGATCGTACGGCCCGTCTTCTAGCGCAACGACTGGAACCTTCGGGAAGCAGTGTTCACCGGGAGGAACGCGTCGCCCATGATACCGGGGAAGTCGCTGCGGCGCTTGTGGATGTGACGGCGTCGGGTGAAGAACAGCCGGACCTCATCGTGATCTTCGGAGCGTCCGCCGTGGCGGATCCGGACGATGTCATTCCCGCCGCCATTCGTGCATCAGGTGGGAGAGTAGAGCAGGTGGGAATGCCGGTGGATCCCGGCAACCTCCTGGTCCTCGGTGCTATCGGGGACATCCCGGTCATAGGAGCTCCCGGTTGCGCCCGGTCGCCGAAGGAAAACGGGTTCGATTGGATACTGAACCGTATCCTGGCCGGAGAAAGACCAAGGTCCTTCGACATCACCGGCATGGGGGTAGGGGGACTGCTGATGGAGATACCTGAACGGCCGAGGCCGCGCGATGCGGTGCAGGCGACGGAAGGCGAGGCGGTGACCGTTGGGGCATTGCTGTTGGCGGCTGGACAGGCGCGGCGCATGGGCGAGGGTGGACCGCACAAGCTGCTGGCGTCCTTCGGGGGCGTGCCGCTGGTGCGACGAAGTGCCGAAACGCTGCTCGCAGCCGGGCTAAGGCCGGTCGTCGCGGTGACCGGTCACCGGCACGAGAAAATCGAGGCGACGCTTGCAGGCGTGGACGTGAAGACCGTCTTCAATCCGGACTATGCATCTGGCATGGCGAGTTCACTGGTGACGGGCTTGTCGTCCCATGGTGTCAGCAGTTGCGAAGGCGTCCTCGTCATGCTGGCAGATATGCCGGCAGTTTCGGTGACGCATATTTCACGGATGGTCGAAGCCTTTCGAAACGCCGGAGGACAGGCTGTCGTCCGCGCCGTCCATGACGGCAAGCGAGGCAATCCGATCATCCTTCCGCACGCGACCTTCGAGGCCGTGCGGAAGCTCCAGGGGGATGTCGGCGCCCGTTCGATCGTGGAGAACTGCGGCCTTCCCACCATCGATATCGAGATTGGCCGCGCGGCGCATATCGACGTCGATACTCCGGAAGCCGTCGTCGCAGCAGGAGGCATCCTCGGGGACTGA